One Parageobacillus sp. KH3-4 genomic region harbors:
- a CDS encoding 4'-phosphopantetheinyl transferase superfamily protein, which yields MMEWQVANAIPHLSNHTCQVWLSKTTDMQPWHVRMLNDEERKRAQSFRKDQDRARFIIGCALSRLVLATQLNMAPHQVPIDRTCPICHKAHGRPRLPHGLLQWSVSHSGDVILVAFTTDAPVGVDVEWMNATWDLDVVKMADGILTEREIVHILQMSSNDRIRGFLTYWTRKEAVLKAAGEGLKIPPLNVAVSGPQQAPRLLAFTGRPDGVDNIILHDLNLDLNYVAALSIFSKTQKRIEQYDASVLMQEGFGWKDYYI from the coding sequence ATGATGGAATGGCAGGTTGCCAATGCAATACCACACCTGTCGAATCATACGTGCCAAGTTTGGCTATCTAAAACGACTGATATGCAACCATGGCATGTCCGGATGCTTAATGATGAAGAAAGGAAAAGGGCGCAATCTTTTCGAAAGGATCAAGACAGAGCACGGTTCATTATCGGTTGTGCATTAAGTAGACTAGTATTGGCAACCCAATTGAATATGGCCCCACATCAAGTGCCTATTGACCGCACTTGTCCAATTTGCCATAAAGCTCATGGTCGGCCGCGATTGCCTCATGGTTTGCTGCAATGGTCTGTTTCGCATTCTGGCGATGTTATTCTAGTTGCCTTTACCACGGATGCGCCAGTCGGTGTCGACGTTGAATGGATGAATGCCACTTGGGATTTGGATGTCGTCAAAATGGCAGACGGGATACTCACGGAGAGGGAAATAGTACATATATTGCAAATGTCGTCAAATGATCGAATAAGAGGTTTTTTAACCTACTGGACAAGAAAGGAAGCGGTTCTTAAAGCAGCAGGAGAGGGACTGAAAATTCCGCCATTGAATGTGGCAGTATCTGGACCGCAACAAGCACCGCGGCTGCTTGCTTTCACCGGTCGCCCAGATGGTGTAGACAATATTATCCTGCATGATTTGAACTTAGATTTAAACTATGTAGCCGCGCTCTCTATTTTCAGCAAAACGCAAAAAAGAATTGAGCAATATGATGCGAGCGTGCTCATGCAGGAAGGTTTTGGTTGGAAAGATTACTATATTTAA
- a CDS encoding helix-turn-helix domain-containing protein, with protein sequence MIHHKTIKQEVDDFSWDASFFRLRDMQFMKGDSNWRIEQQLTASHVLIVVKSGQGRLTLDSDEYRLRPDTVYVCAPGETYGIEVEKTRQLKMFLFKFDVFQVTEQRYERVQRMKEERLFPLQGEIQVSPAGQLGSLCDTIYHHWRSEDRLERFHSQLAFQELLYYIMKNRRLLSEKSRTSLELAKEYMERYFYENLTIEQLARIANVSPKYFVDLFKKTYGISAIDYLTELRINRAKQLMAQSDAKLRDIAHQVGYNDEFYFSRKFKKKVGVTPTVYMKSRRRKIAAYKSPITGQLLALKIIPYAAPLHPKWTAYYYKMYRADISVPLSAYRKNQHWESNIKTLLHARPDIVISTDELEEREKEMLEQVAPIFYVPWMEKDWREQLLLTAEFLGETREAEHWLKTYERKVKLARDQLKRAVGDDTFLIVRISKQNLYVHCNRSMSEVFYRDLQMVPAYRGDRLVYDRQTTLDQLTQIDADRLLLLIRQEEETLDFWKTLQYSVPWQELKAVRNNKVYLIPSDPWVEYSAYAHDRIIDESLKLFSGDCPK encoded by the coding sequence ATGATTCATCACAAAACGATTAAGCAGGAAGTCGACGATTTTTCGTGGGACGCATCGTTTTTTAGGTTGCGGGATATGCAGTTTATGAAAGGAGACAGCAATTGGCGAATTGAGCAACAGCTTACTGCTTCTCATGTACTTATCGTGGTAAAGAGCGGACAAGGACGTTTAACGCTGGACAGTGATGAGTATCGGCTGCGGCCGGATACCGTTTATGTGTGTGCTCCTGGAGAAACTTACGGGATCGAAGTAGAAAAAACGCGTCAGCTAAAAATGTTTCTTTTTAAGTTTGATGTATTTCAAGTAACGGAACAAAGATATGAACGCGTACAACGTATGAAAGAAGAGCGTTTATTCCCGTTGCAGGGAGAAATCCAAGTTTCCCCTGCTGGCCAGCTTGGTTCTTTGTGTGATACGATTTACCATCACTGGCGCAGCGAAGATAGGCTGGAACGCTTTCACAGTCAACTCGCTTTTCAGGAATTGCTTTATTACATTATGAAAAACCGCCGTCTTTTGTCGGAGAAATCGCGAACGTCGCTCGAATTAGCGAAAGAATATATGGAGCGCTATTTTTATGAGAATTTGACGATTGAACAGCTAGCGCGCATAGCGAACGTTAGCCCTAAGTATTTTGTGGATTTGTTTAAAAAAACGTACGGGATCAGTGCCATCGACTACTTGACCGAACTGCGCATCAACAGGGCTAAGCAACTCATGGCGCAATCTGATGCTAAACTACGGGACATTGCTCATCAAGTCGGTTACAACGATGAATTTTATTTCAGTCGCAAATTCAAGAAGAAAGTAGGAGTAACGCCTACCGTTTATATGAAAAGCCGCCGCCGGAAAATTGCAGCCTACAAATCTCCAATTACTGGCCAATTGCTTGCTCTGAAGATCATTCCTTATGCTGCGCCGCTTCATCCGAAATGGACCGCTTATTACTATAAGATGTACCGTGCGGATATTTCCGTACCTCTAAGCGCTTATCGCAAAAATCAACATTGGGAGTCCAACATCAAAACACTTCTCCATGCTCGTCCAGATATTGTGATCAGTACGGATGAGTTGGAGGAGAGGGAGAAAGAAATGCTTGAACAGGTTGCCCCTATCTTTTACGTTCCGTGGATGGAGAAGGATTGGCGGGAGCAATTGTTGCTGACGGCTGAATTTTTAGGAGAAACGAGAGAAGCAGAGCATTGGCTCAAAACATACGAACGGAAAGTAAAGCTTGCTAGAGACCAGCTAAAACGCGCGGTGGGCGATGACACTTTCTTAATCGTGCGGATCTCCAAACAAAATTTATATGTTCACTGCAATCGTAGCATGTCTGAGGTATTTTATCGTGATTTGCAGATGGTTCCTGCGTATCGTGGTGATCGTTTAGTTTACGATCGGCAGACCACGCTTGACCAGCTGACCCAAATTGACGCTGATCGCCTTCTTCTGTTGATCCGACAAGAAGAGGAAACATTAGATTTTTGGAAAACATTACAATATTCCGTGCCATGGCAGGAACTGAAGGCGGTTCGGAACAATAAAGTTTATTTGATTCCTTCAGATCCATGGGTAGAATATTCTGCATATGCACATGACCGGATCATTGATGAGTCATTAAAGCTTTTTTCTGGAGATTGTCCAAAATGA
- a CDS encoding MbtH family protein, translated as MTNPFENKDGTYLVLINDEGQYSLWPASIAIPSGWNIAFAENTRSACLEYVNSHWTDMKPNSLKKIKR; from the coding sequence ATGACCAATCCTTTTGAAAATAAAGACGGCACCTATCTTGTATTAATCAATGATGAAGGCCAGTATTCCCTCTGGCCGGCCTCTATCGCGATTCCGTCCGGCTGGAATATCGCTTTTGCTGAAAATACACGTTCAGCATGCCTAGAGTATGTGAACTCTCATTGGACAGATATGAAACCTAATAGTCTGAAAAAGATAAAAAGATAG
- a CDS encoding ABC transporter substrate-binding protein has product MKRKWLYFSFIALLILILTACGAKQSSAPDKAAEGNSTSSGTAEQEKKADANETRTIHYLGKDYTVPAKAERIVIAGSMETMEDALVLGVKPLGGITVGGKFPDMFKEITGSTVSIGEKAQPNIETILKLKPDVIFATTKFPPDVIKKLEKIAPTIPVSHISTNWEANLRLLAEVTGKQELAEKILQKYKADVAAAKAKLGDRLKDKKVVVIRIRGGNIMIYREDVFFNPSLYMDLGLTAPQEIKNAQTQEMISLEKFSEMNPDYIFVQFSEDENKDQPNALKNLQNNPIWQSINAVKNNNVFVNVVDPLAQGGTAWSKINFLKAAVEKLGNE; this is encoded by the coding sequence ATGAAAAGAAAATGGCTTTATTTTAGTTTTATTGCTTTACTCATTCTAATATTGACAGCTTGCGGTGCGAAACAATCATCTGCACCGGACAAAGCTGCGGAAGGGAACTCGACAAGCAGCGGCACGGCAGAACAAGAGAAGAAAGCTGACGCAAATGAAACAAGAACCATCCATTACCTTGGAAAAGATTATACGGTTCCCGCAAAAGCGGAAAGAATTGTGATCGCCGGCAGTATGGAAACGATGGAAGATGCGCTTGTGCTAGGAGTTAAACCGCTTGGCGGCATCACGGTCGGCGGCAAGTTTCCGGACATGTTCAAGGAAATTACAGGTTCCACCGTATCCATTGGAGAAAAAGCGCAGCCTAATATAGAAACCATACTGAAATTGAAACCAGATGTCATCTTTGCTACTACGAAATTCCCGCCGGATGTTATCAAAAAATTGGAGAAAATCGCTCCGACGATTCCGGTTTCCCATATATCAACAAATTGGGAAGCAAACCTGCGCCTTCTTGCGGAAGTGACAGGCAAGCAAGAACTTGCTGAGAAAATATTGCAAAAGTATAAGGCTGATGTCGCGGCGGCAAAAGCGAAGTTAGGCGATCGGCTAAAAGATAAAAAAGTTGTTGTGATCCGCATTAGAGGTGGCAATATTATGATTTATCGAGAAGATGTATTTTTCAACCCTTCGCTGTACATGGATTTGGGACTGACAGCACCACAAGAGATCAAAAACGCACAAACGCAAGAAATGATCTCTCTAGAAAAATTTAGTGAAATGAATCCAGATTATATCTTTGTGCAGTTCTCGGAGGACGAGAACAAGGATCAGCCTAATGCACTCAAAAACTTGCAAAACAATCCGATTTGGCAAAGCATCAATGCGGTCAAAAATAACAATGTGTTTGTGAATGTTGTTGATCCGCTTGCGCAAGGCGGTACAGCATGGAGTAAAATCAATTTCTTGAAAGCTGCTGTGGAGAAGCTGGGCAATGAATAA